Proteins encoded in a region of the Antedon mediterranea chromosome 2, ecAntMedi1.1, whole genome shotgun sequence genome:
- the LOC140039677 gene encoding uncharacterized protein isoform X3 produces the protein MSISLNVNRQAFSWLCLSLVLAVCFISTTSAARKPIFGKRVYDGGYQETLPEVLEDFVPGIKPDDGMCRMEEAFQLLSTNWQDIITLVFKLGLADVGSERK, from the exons ATGTCGATTTCATTAAATGTAAATAGACAAGCCTTTAGTTGGCTTTGTCTTTCATTGGTTCTCGCAGTATGTTTCATATCAACGACGTCAGCCGCAAGGAAGCCAATAT TCGGAAAAAGGGTATATGACGGCGGTTACCAAGAAACACTCCCA gaGGTACTTGAAGATTTTGTACCTGGTATAAAACCAGACGACGGCATGTGTCGAATGGAAGAAGCATTTCAACTACTTTCAACTAACTGGCAAGACATCATAACACTG GTTTTTAAACTTGGATTGGCAGATGTTGGATCAGAGCGAAAATGA
- the LOC140039677 gene encoding uncharacterized protein isoform X1, protein MTANVSKRCIYLLCLVLYVLLAPSRCFILGQHNAEQYIKKRSVPKFPIRVGKRHDAVSNSLSGLYRLPPQRPYSVDNRIYLENQDDRFQDSGYYHRHHQLNLNPTPFTPPIGMEYLSNSNTLGKRVYDGGYQETLPEVLEDFVPGIKPDDGMCRMEEAFQLLSTNWQDIITLVFKLGLADVGSERK, encoded by the exons atgaccGCTAACGTGTCCAAAAGATGTATATACTTATTGTGCTTAGTTTTATACGTGTTACTAGCACCATCAAGATGCTTTATATTAGGGCAGCATAATGCAgaacaatacattaaaaaacgCAGTGTACCAAAGTTTCCAATTCGTGTTGGCAAAAGACATGATGCTGTCAGTAACTCGCTGAGTGGATTGTACCGTCTACCACCACAGCGTCCCTACTCAGTTGATAACCGAATATATTTGGAGAATCAAGATGATCGTTTTCAAGACTCTGGCTACTATCACCGTCATCATCAATTGAATCTAAATCCAACACCGTTTACCCCACCCATTGGAATGGAGTACTTATCAAACTCCAATACAC TCGGAAAAAGGGTATATGACGGCGGTTACCAAGAAACACTCCCA gaGGTACTTGAAGATTTTGTACCTGGTATAAAACCAGACGACGGCATGTGTCGAATGGAAGAAGCATTTCAACTACTTTCAACTAACTGGCAAGACATCATAACACTG GTTTTTAAACTTGGATTGGCAGATGTTGGATCAGAGCGAAAATGA
- the LOC140039677 gene encoding uncharacterized protein isoform X2: MNTNRIIGLIVYVVLLSYQGECITASKLNKRQRCEMDGNGRMVCSKHYPLPAMRSLRNNIAPGVEVGKRVYDGGYQETLPEVLEDFVPGIKPDDGMCRMEEAFQLLSTNWQDIITLVFKLGLADVGSERK; the protein is encoded by the exons ATGAATACCAACCGTATTATAGGACTAATCGTTTATGTAGTATTGCTATCATATCAAGGAGAATGTATTACAGCTAGTAAGCTTAACAAAAGACAGAGGTGCGAGATGGATGGAAATGGAAGAATGGTTTGTAGTAAACATTATCCTTTACCAGCCATGCGTTCGCTACGAAATAACATTGCACCAGGCGTTGAAG TCGGAAAAAGGGTATATGACGGCGGTTACCAAGAAACACTCCCA gaGGTACTTGAAGATTTTGTACCTGGTATAAAACCAGACGACGGCATGTGTCGAATGGAAGAAGCATTTCAACTACTTTCAACTAACTGGCAAGACATCATAACACTG GTTTTTAAACTTGGATTGGCAGATGTTGGATCAGAGCGAAAATGA